The nucleotide window CCTCCAGGAATGAAGAGCGTGTCACCGACGCGCACTTTGGACGGATCAGTGATTTTGTTGGCGTTAATAATGTCGGAAAGTTTTCCGCCCGTTTTGCGGGAGATGATCGAAAGGGTGTCGCCCTTTTGAACCGTGTAGCTGGTGCCTTCCGAGGGGAAGTTGGGCGTGAAGCTTGGGGCGGTGGCCACGCGTTGGGCCTGGCCCTTGGTGATGGAGTCGAGGGCGGCGTTGGTCGCCTCGCCGAGTTTCTTGATCTGTGCGGCGGCGGTTGCAGAAGCGGCGGCATCGCCCGACTTGATGGCCTGGTCCAGGCTGGCGACGGCATCGTTGAGTTGCTGGACCGTGGCGTAGGCCTGTGCGTTGGAGTGAGCGTTGGCTGTTTGGGTGCGTAGCGTCGCGTTCTCGCGCTGCAGGTCTTCGACGGTGAGCGTGAGCGAGCCCACCTTTTGGGTGAGAATACGCACGTCTTCGCGCAGGTTGGCCAGTTCGACGCCCACCGATTGCTGGGCCTGGGCCGTGAAGGTAATCAGGGCGAGGCCGGCGCCCCAGGTGAGGAATTTCAACATGAGGCCAGACGTTGCGGAAGTTTTTTGGCGAAAACAAGACCTAGCAACCGGACCCACTTCAGAAGCGGTTCAGCGGTAAGCGATTTTAGGGCTGCCAGAGCGGGACTAGAGTCTCGGCGCGGACCCAACCGGTCTGCCCGTCGGCAAAGCCCAGACGGCGCCAGCCGAGGAACGTTTTGTCGGTGGACGCCACCACGCCGACTGCCAGCGGGGTTGATTTTTGCGGCGTGTCCAGCTCGGTGGGGATCGAGCGCAGCGTGGTCGGCTTCACCACCACCACGGCATGGGCATCGGCGAGTGAGCCATAGGTTTTCAGGCTCAACCCGGCGGCAAACGCCAGTAGGATTGAGGCGGCAAAAAGGCTGCGCACCAGCCAGCGAGGCCAGGATTTCGGGCTGGGGTGGTAAGCGGCATAAATCCTCAATGCAAGGGCCACCGCGGTGAGCCAGGCCGACGCGAGAAGCGCGGCTTGCCACTGGGTGGGCGAGGCGAGGCGGGCCACTGTGGCGGTCGGGGCGTCGGTCAGGAAGGGGCTCAGCGCGGCAGGGGTAACACCGGCGGATTTCCAGGCGTAACCGAGGTGCCAGTTAACCGAGGCGTTTTGGGGCTGCTGGACGAAGGCGGCGAGGGCATGGCCGGCGGCTTCGCTGGCGCGATTTTGTTGGAGCAGGGCGAGCGCGAGGCTGTGGTGCGCAACCCAGTCGGTCGGTGCGTTTTTAAGCTGGGTGGTCCACGCGGTTTCAGCGG belongs to Opitutus sp. and includes:
- a CDS encoding LysM peptidoglycan-binding domain-containing protein; the encoded protein is MLKFLTWGAGLALITFTAQAQQSVGVELANLREDVRILTQKVGSLTLTVEDLQRENATLRTQTANAHSNAQAYATVQQLNDAVASLDQAIKSGDAAASATAAAQIKKLGEATNAALDSITKGQAQRVATAPSFTPNFPSEGTSYTVQKGDTLSIISRKTGGKLSDIINANKITDPSKVRVGDTLFIPGGK